The following coding sequences are from one Priestia megaterium NBRC 15308 = ATCC 14581 window:
- a CDS encoding helix-turn-helix domain-containing protein produces MAIIINIDVMLAKRKMSVTELSERVGITMANLSILKNGKAKAIRFSTLEAICKALECQPGDILEYRSDKDTQD; encoded by the coding sequence ATGGCAATAATAATTAATATTGATGTGATGTTGGCTAAAAGGAAAATGAGTGTTACAGAACTTTCGGAAAGGGTTGGAATAACAATGGCCAACCTTTCTATTTTGAAAAATGGAAAGGCAAAGGCAATTCGGTTTTCAACTTTAGAAGCAATTTGTAAAGCCTTAGAGTGCCAACCTGGGGATATTTTAGAATACCGAAGTGATAAAGACACCCAAGATTAA
- a CDS encoding DUF2975 domain-containing protein, translated as MKRSSTIFLKIALFLMGAPVLTLGIFGLFYLANNIANPDYSYILYPAVSIMYLSAIPYFFTLYQAFRLLIYIDKNKAFSNISVIALRKIKYCAMSISGLYVVMMPFVFLAAEKDDAPGLVIVGMVPIFASLVIAVFAAVLKRLLQQAIDIKSENDLTV; from the coding sequence TTGAAACGAAGTTCAACAATATTTTTGAAAATAGCTCTTTTTCTTATGGGAGCTCCAGTTCTTACTTTAGGCATATTTGGCCTATTTTATTTAGCTAATAATATAGCAAATCCAGATTATTCCTACATACTATATCCTGCTGTAAGCATTATGTATCTTTCAGCTATCCCGTATTTTTTCACGTTGTATCAGGCGTTCCGACTTTTAATCTATATTGACAAGAACAAAGCGTTTTCTAACATCTCCGTAATAGCTTTAAGGAAAATAAAATACTGTGCAATGTCAATTAGTGGCCTGTATGTGGTAATGATGCCATTTGTTTTTCTTGCGGCAGAGAAAGATGATGCTCCAGGTCTCGTAATAGTTGGAATGGTCCCGATCTTTGCTTCATTGGTAATTGCAGTCTTTGCTGCGGTTCTTAAAAGACTTTTACAACAAGCGATTGATATAAAATCAGAAAATGACTTAACGGTCTGA